The Candidatus Taylorbacteria bacterium genome includes a window with the following:
- a CDS encoding four helix bundle protein, with amino-acid sequence MKKFRFIEWQVYIDSKQLFSLLVKVVKKLPKEYRYEIGSQIVRAGLSVTLNIAEGSGKHSDAELNRYFDIALGSLFESFAAVDVLRDITLVDAVVFAEIETLAVSISDQLGGFKKSIRSSS; translated from the coding sequence ATGAAGAAGTTCCGATTTATCGAGTGGCAAGTGTATATTGATTCGAAACAATTATTTTCTCTTTTGGTAAAAGTAGTTAAAAAATTACCGAAAGAATACAGATACGAAATAGGTAGTCAGATTGTAAGAGCAGGACTTTCTGTAACACTAAACATTGCTGAAGGGAGCGGGAAGCATTCTGATGCTGAATTGAATCGATATTTTGATATAGCGCTCGGTTCTCTTTTTGAATCTTTTGCGGCAGTGGATGTACTTCGAGATATAACGTTAGTTGATGCTGTCGTTTTTGCAGAAATCGAAACACTTGCTGTAAGTATTTCAGATCAATTGGGAGGTTTCAAAAAATCTATCCGTTCTTCTTCTTGA
- the rnpA gene encoding ribonuclease P protein component, giving the protein MLPRQRRVSRVLFDTVLKQSRLTSSDFFTLRLHSSLEKFPARIGVSVSKKVSPLAVKRNLIKRRVNSIVQKKENELRDSIIVVLFPKKSILDLSFSDLEKEVVFILRKSGALRDM; this is encoded by the coding sequence ATGTTACCTAGACAAAGACGAGTCAGCCGCGTTCTTTTTGATACAGTATTAAAGCAAAGCCGGCTGACTTCGTCGGATTTTTTTACGCTTCGACTCCATAGCTCTCTCGAAAAATTCCCTGCCCGAATCGGGGTCTCGGTTTCGAAAAAAGTGTCCCCTCTTGCGGTTAAGCGCAATCTTATAAAAAGGAGGGTGAATAGCATTGTACAAAAAAAAGAGAACGAGCTTAGAGATTCCATTATTGTTGTTCTCTTTCCAAAAAAATCTATTCTTGACCTTTCATTCTCGGACCTCGAGAAAGAAGTTGTCTTTATTTTGAGAAAATCAGGAGCTTTAAGGGACATGTAA
- the rpmH gene encoding 50S ribosomal protein L34: MSFTYHPKKRKRARSHGFLVRSKSRGGKNTLIRRRRKGRKKLTV, translated from the coding sequence ATGTCCTTCACCTACCATCCAAAAAAACGCAAAAGAGCCCGTTCGCACGGATTTCTGGTCCGAAGTAAGTCTCGCGGAGGAAAAAACACTCTTATTCGGAGGAGACGAAAGGGGCGAAAGAAGCTCACAGTGTAG
- a CDS encoding YidC/Oxa1 family membrane protein insertase: MSYLYNTFVYEPLYNGLVFLLSILPHYANAGIAIIIFTILVKLILFPLSKASIKSQIKMKELQPKMDELKEKYKNNKQEQSVRIMNLYKDNKLNPFSGIFLLLIQFPIIIALYTIFAHGGLPSIRTEILYSFVPSVASVDMHFLGINLAEKSLILALIVAVSQYFQIKLTLPKPKKTTPSLSGKNDMKADMMHSMQTQMQYVLPILIFVIAYPFPPISNVFPHLPAALVLYWVVSNLFMIGQEIFVRRRMLNK, encoded by the coding sequence ATGTCTTACCTTTACAATACTTTCGTGTACGAGCCGTTATACAACGGCCTCGTTTTTTTATTATCAATTTTGCCCCATTATGCGAACGCAGGTATCGCAATCATTATTTTCACGATACTGGTCAAGCTCATTTTGTTTCCTCTCTCCAAGGCTTCCATTAAGAGTCAGATAAAAATGAAAGAGCTTCAGCCGAAGATGGACGAATTAAAAGAGAAATATAAAAATAACAAACAAGAACAGTCTGTACGCATAATGAATCTCTATAAAGATAATAAACTGAATCCCTTTTCGGGAATATTTCTTCTTTTGATTCAGTTCCCTATCATTATCGCTCTCTATACTATTTTCGCGCATGGCGGTCTACCTTCGATTCGTACCGAGATTCTTTACTCTTTTGTTCCGTCAGTGGCTTCGGTTGACATGCATTTTCTGGGAATTAACCTAGCGGAGAAGAGCTTAATTTTGGCTCTCATTGTGGCCGTTTCGCAGTATTTTCAGATAAAATTGACACTTCCGAAACCTAAAAAGACTACTCCTTCTTTGTCCGGGAAGAACGATATGAAGGCAGACATGATGCATAGCATGCAGACGCAGATGCAATATGTGCTCCCCATTTTAATTTTTGTGATAGCGTATCCTTTTCCTCCCATCTCAAACGTTTTTCCACATTTACCCGCCGCTCTCGTTCTTTACTGGGTTGTGAGCAACCTCTTTATGATAGGACAGGAAATCTTCGTAAGACGAAGGATGTTGAACAAATAA